The following is a genomic window from Cardinium endosymbiont of Dermatophagoides farinae.
AAATTTATTTCTTATTAAACTTAAAGAATCGTACATTGTAATTAAAAAAATTAGAGATATAGCCTCTGGCATATACTTATCCACTTATATATTACGACTAAATTTGGATAACTATAGATTGTTTTAGCATTACTTTGCAAAAGTATAAAAAATATAAATAAAATCCTACCTATAGCGATGTTTTTTACAGTACGCCTTTAATTTATATCCTCTCTAATTCGCTTACTGAAGATTAGTTGACTGGTTTTATTGCTTGTCTACAAATAGGACAGATTTTGTTATCACTTTTCTCGATATCTACCCAATCCTTAACGCATGATTTATGGAAAAAGTGCCCACATGTAGTTATATGTATAAGGGATATAGCCTTAATGGATATAGTATCAGGGAATATATCATCAAGACATATAGAACAGGATGCTTCACGTTCAGTCCTAATATCTTGCAGTAATAAATTAACTATATCTGTTCTACTATTATCAAACGCTACATTAAGAGCTGTGTCCCCATTGGAGTTTTTTGCATTGATATCAATGCCTGTACACTTCATTAGTTTTTCAACTATATCAAAGTGCCCTAATCTTGATGCTACATGAATAGGGGCATTGCCATAACTATTTTTTTTATTGACATCAATATCTTCACAAGTAACTAAAAAAGATACTATTTCTAGTTTATTTAGCTCAGATGCATAATAAAGAGACGTCTTACCAGTACTATCCGTTGCATTGACATCAGTTTTTGGATCATTAAGTAAAGATTTTAACCCGTTTATATCACTATTTTCAACTGATATGTGCAGTTGTGTCTTTAAGTAATTTGTTAATGGGATAGGATTACGTGAAATACCAT
Proteins encoded in this region:
- a CDS encoding ankyrin repeat domain-containing RING finger protein, translated to MNHPITRTLRFILITRLSVVLSLVSCDKFVGRYGVNENATYIPETLNGISRNPIPLTNYLKTQLHISVENSDINGLKSLLNDPKTDVNATDSTGKTSLYYASELNKLEIVSFLVTCEDIDVNKKNSYGNAPIHVASRLGHFDIVEKLMKCTGIDINAKNSNGDTALNVAFDNSRTDIVNLLLQDIRTEREASCSICLDDIFPDTISIKAISLIHITTCGHFFHKSCVKDWVDIEKSDNKICPICRQAIKPVN